Proteins encoded within one genomic window of Methanosarcina barkeri str. Wiesmoor:
- a CDS encoding TIGR00269 family protein, which produces MTIKCKKCNHEAIIFQKYSGMHLCKKHFVEDVERKIKLTIRKEYSIRKNDMIAVALSGGKDSSVALYIVHKILGNRPDIEIVAISVDEGINGYRPHSLEVAKSLTKMLGVRHIIKSFKEVHGVTMDELAAMDREKGACSYCGVLRKNILNRTALEIGATKLVTGHNLDDEAQTILLNHLRGDVERMVRLAPPAAIEGLVLRAKPLRNIPEKEVALYALVNSLPVDFSECPYAGEALRGEIRELLNNFEAKHPGTKYSLLRGFDKLTGVLTKEMPPAKIGKCRICGETCTEDVCQACKLLGRT; this is translated from the coding sequence ATGACAATCAAATGTAAAAAATGCAATCATGAAGCCATCATTTTTCAGAAATATTCCGGGATGCACCTTTGCAAGAAACATTTTGTAGAAGATGTCGAAAGGAAAATCAAACTGACAATACGGAAAGAGTACAGTATCCGCAAAAACGATATGATAGCTGTTGCTCTAAGTGGAGGTAAGGACAGCTCGGTTGCCCTCTATATAGTGCACAAAATTCTGGGAAACAGGCCGGACATTGAAATCGTTGCAATTTCGGTGGACGAGGGAATAAACGGATACCGCCCACATTCCCTCGAAGTTGCAAAAAGCCTCACGAAGATGCTCGGGGTGAGGCATATCATAAAGTCCTTCAAAGAAGTACACGGAGTAACTATGGACGAACTGGCTGCAATGGACCGGGAAAAAGGTGCATGCAGCTACTGTGGCGTCCTCAGGAAGAACATTCTCAATAGAACCGCGCTTGAAATCGGGGCAACAAAACTCGTCACAGGGCATAACCTGGATGATGAAGCTCAGACAATTCTTCTCAATCACTTAAGGGGAGATGTGGAGCGCATGGTTAGGCTTGCCCCGCCTGCAGCTATTGAAGGCCTGGTCTTGCGGGCAAAACCTCTGAGGAATATCCCTGAGAAAGAAGTGGCACTTTATGCCCTTGTAAATTCTCTCCCTGTGGACTTTAGCGAATGCCCCTATGCAGGAGAAGCTTTACGAGGGGAGATAAGGGAGCTTCTGAATAACTTTGAGGCAAAACATCCTGGAACCAAATATTCCCTGCTAAGAGGCTTTGACAAGCTTACAGGAGTACTTACTAAGGAAATGCCGCCCGCAAAAATCGGAAAGTGCAGGATTTGTGGGGAGACATGCACTGAAGATGTATGCCAGGCCTGCAAGTTGCTTGGTCGGACTTAA
- a CDS encoding PGF-pre-PGF domain-containing protein — protein MKNRFIALLLSIFIFITGSGISAAADIVVHNGESIQSAVDNATHGDTIIVEPGTYYENVTLRTYDLVIMSQSGNPEDTIIQGDGFYLTGDAQEITIKGFTLKGTDTSYGINLGQFSNCMIENNKILNYGTGIDTNLYSTFTINDNEISNCKSGVFVGECYFSAIVKNNRISNCETGVVVGDSGNSQIENNTITENDQGISLMYEGRADIAGNTISFNKKCGLYDKADASSKIYNNYFNNTVNVIFDDYYGYPNVWNITRTTGKNIIGGPYIAGNYWAKPNGTGFSQIHYDVDGDGIAEGIANLSESEIDYAALATLNSSTPEQPPASTNSTVTPSDNVTETPSEEIVDNNSSNSDNSSDNSSDNSSDNSSDNSPDNISDNSSDNSSDDSSDSNSDGSSGGSSHRSGSSGGGGGSPEPQTNVQVKELSQAQVLNGKPVMFDFPNNVTCVVYVSFDAKKTAGKITAIAEQLKGKSTLVSELNSGEVYKYFNLWVGNSGFATSKNIENPEVCFKVEKSWLQDKKIDQNSITLNSYSDKKWSQLPTTLLKEDNQYLYFTAHPSEFSFFAITGATPEGAGNETQAEPNVENLSNNTGNNTGNATTGVEQPSEQEENKGIPGFEMIYGVIGLTGVYLRRRR, from the coding sequence ATGAAGAATCGATTTATTGCATTATTGTTATCAATTTTTATATTTATAACAGGATCTGGAATAAGTGCTGCAGCTGACATAGTAGTGCACAACGGTGAATCAATACAGTCAGCTGTGGACAATGCAACGCACGGAGATACTATAATTGTAGAACCCGGTACTTATTATGAGAACGTTACTCTCCGTACATACGATCTGGTCATTATGTCCCAATCAGGCAATCCTGAAGACACGATAATTCAAGGGGATGGTTTTTACCTCACAGGTGATGCACAGGAGATAACTATTAAAGGTTTTACTCTAAAAGGTACTGACACTTCTTATGGAATAAATCTCGGTCAGTTCTCTAACTGCATGATTGAAAATAATAAAATTCTGAATTATGGTACAGGTATTGACACAAATCTGTACTCTACTTTTACAATAAATGACAATGAAATTTCAAATTGTAAATCAGGAGTTTTTGTTGGGGAATGTTATTTCAGTGCTATTGTCAAAAACAACAGGATTTCTAACTGTGAAACAGGAGTCGTTGTGGGAGATTCAGGAAATTCCCAAATTGAGAATAACACAATTACAGAAAATGATCAGGGTATATCCCTGATGTACGAAGGCCGCGCTGATATTGCTGGTAATACTATAAGTTTTAACAAGAAATGTGGGCTTTACGATAAAGCAGATGCTAGTAGCAAGATCTATAACAATTATTTCAATAACACAGTAAATGTAATTTTTGATGACTATTATGGTTACCCTAACGTCTGGAACATTACCAGAACAACAGGAAAAAATATTATAGGCGGCCCTTATATTGCAGGAAACTATTGGGCTAAACCTAATGGGACAGGCTTTTCTCAAATACATTACGATGTAGACGGAGACGGTATAGCAGAGGGGATAGCAAACCTTAGCGAAAGTGAGATCGACTATGCAGCTCTTGCAACGTTGAATTCTTCAACGCCTGAGCAACCTCCGGCATCAACTAATTCAACAGTCACTCCTTCCGATAACGTAACAGAGACTCCTTCAGAGGAAATTGTAGATAATAATAGCAGCAATTCAGATAATAGTTCAGATAATAGTTCAGATAATAGTTCAGATAATAGTTCAGATAACAGTCCAGATAATATTTCAGATAACAGCTCAGATAATAGTTCAGATGACAGTTCTGATAGCAATTCAGATGGCAGTTCTGGTGGAAGCAGCCACAGAAGCGGAAGTAGCGGTGGCGGTGGTGGTTCTCCTGAACCTCAAACCAACGTTCAAGTCAAGGAACTTTCACAGGCACAGGTTTTAAACGGAAAGCCTGTAATGTTTGATTTTCCAAATAACGTAACCTGTGTTGTGTATGTCAGCTTTGATGCAAAGAAGACTGCAGGTAAGATTACAGCCATTGCCGAACAGCTTAAAGGAAAATCGACTCTGGTTTCAGAACTGAACTCGGGTGAGGTCTATAAGTACTTCAACCTCTGGGTTGGAAACTCAGGATTTGCTACCTCAAAGAATATTGAAAACCCTGAAGTATGTTTCAAGGTTGAAAAGTCCTGGCTGCAGGATAAGAAGATCGACCAGAATTCAATCACACTCAATAGCTACAGTGACAAAAAATGGTCACAACTACCAACAACCCTGTTAAAAGAAGACAACCAATACCTGTATTTCACGGCACACCCCTCAGAATTCTCATTCTTTGCAATAACCGGAGCAACACCAGAGGGAGCCGGAAATGAAACACAGGCTGAACCTAATGTTGAAAACCTCAGTAATAATACTGGAAACAATACTGGAAACGCAACAACAGGTGTTGAGCAACCTTCTGAGCAAGAAGAAAATAAAGGTATTCCGGGCTTTGAAATGATTTACGGAGTAATAGGGCTTACTGGAGTGTACCTGCGTAGAAGAAGGTGA
- a CDS encoding DUF523 domain-containing protein, whose protein sequence is MKKLENYECSHVSEKSAACDDSEEVLVIGHCLLNPLARVKGVKPARPIDTRGANVIQLPCPEAMFFGMRRREITKDQLDHPAYRRFCREIFTHFADLLEDLAASGVKIKILGVPKSPSCGVEITSIGGEPGKVKEFHHRHAPGPGVFMEEIIKELKKRNVRFEIEDAGK, encoded by the coding sequence ATGAAAAAGCTGGAAAATTACGAGTGTTCCCACGTTTCTGAAAAATCTGCTGCTTGCGACGACAGCGAAGAAGTCCTGGTCATAGGCCACTGCCTTCTCAACCCCCTTGCAAGAGTAAAAGGAGTAAAACCAGCCCGGCCTATTGATACGCGGGGCGCGAACGTTATCCAGCTCCCCTGCCCGGAAGCCATGTTTTTTGGAATGAGACGCCGGGAAATTACTAAAGACCAGCTTGACCATCCTGCATACCGACGTTTTTGCAGAGAAATCTTTACCCATTTTGCAGACCTGCTTGAAGACCTCGCAGCCAGTGGCGTAAAAATCAAAATTCTCGGCGTCCCGAAAAGTCCTTCATGCGGCGTGGAAATAACCAGCATTGGCGGAGAGCCGGGCAAGGTGAAAGAATTCCACCACAGGCATGCGCCGGGACCTGGGGTGTTTATGGAAGAGATTATAAAAGAGCTTAAAAAGAGGAATGTAAGGTTTGAGATAGAGGATGCGGGAAAATAA
- a CDS encoding NUDIX domain-containing protein, which translates to MKLNRFKEGKNIPSAYDNRRGSVIFETDEGILLVSSSGSYYRLPGGRPKKGEVSIEAAIRELREETGLRAYDVRYLFKFHASKVFKIKAKGVPEPRSEIHHFAFFKPGKEMKVQVSENTLKLLDIYYGLKKRRVNKSK; encoded by the coding sequence ATAAAACTCAACCGTTTCAAAGAAGGTAAAAATATTCCAAGCGCATACGACAATCGAAGAGGGTCGGTAATATTTGAAACCGATGAAGGGATCCTGCTGGTGAGCAGTTCAGGCTCTTACTACAGGCTCCCCGGAGGAAGACCGAAGAAAGGGGAGGTTAGCATCGAAGCCGCAATCCGAGAACTTCGGGAAGAAACAGGGCTTCGGGCATACGACGTAAGATACCTTTTCAAATTTCATGCGTCCAAGGTCTTCAAGATTAAGGCTAAAGGTGTGCCAGAACCGAGAAGTGAAATCCACCATTTTGCGTTTTTCAAGCCGGGCAAGGAAATGAAGGTGCAGGTTTCTGAAAACACGCTCAAATTACTGGATATTTATTATGGGCTGAAAAAAAGGAGAGTAAATAAAAGTAAATAA
- a CDS encoding class I SAM-dependent DNA methyltransferase, which yields MAGNNNETENRLWDVANELRANSGLKASEYSVPVLGLIFLRYAEFKFAKAEKELKLELENESSSRRRKKEISKIDFQAKGVLYLPKKARYSYLLNLPESENIGKAVNDAMEAIEAENPELTDTLPKNYTSFENDLLVALLKAFKLPPEIKGDAFGKIYEYFLGKFAMAEGQKGGEFFTPTSLVRLIVEIIEPYHGRILDPACGSGGMFVQSAHFVENQHKEASSEISIYGQEKVADTVRLCKMNLAVHGLSGDIKEGNTYYEDIHNSVDAFDFVMANPPFNVKKVDFEKVKGDKRVPLGTPSTDNANYLWIQHFWSTLNEKGRAGFVMANSASDARGTEAEIRKQLIEGNAVDVMVSIGSNFFYTVTLPCTLWFLDKGKARTSRKDKILFIDAREIFTQVDRAHREFTGEQIEKLAGIVRSYREKEGSEPYEDVKGLCKVATLDEVREQGYSLNPGRYVGVAEAVEEDFDFTERLQELNEELEGLNLEARELEEQISENIEKLVRSGV from the coding sequence ATGGCAGGCAATAATAACGAAACTGAAAACAGGTTATGGGACGTAGCAAATGAACTTCGGGCTAATTCCGGCTTGAAAGCCTCGGAATATTCTGTGCCTGTGCTTGGATTAATTTTTCTAAGGTATGCCGAATTTAAATTTGCCAAGGCAGAAAAGGAATTGAAACTGGAGCTTGAAAACGAATCATCCAGCAGACGAAGGAAAAAAGAAATCTCAAAAATTGATTTTCAGGCAAAAGGAGTCCTGTACCTCCCGAAAAAAGCCAGATATTCTTATCTGCTGAACCTGCCAGAAAGCGAAAACATAGGGAAAGCCGTAAATGATGCAATGGAAGCAATTGAAGCCGAAAATCCAGAACTGACCGATACCTTGCCAAAAAACTACACATCTTTTGAAAATGACCTGCTTGTTGCTCTTTTAAAAGCCTTTAAACTGCCCCCGGAAATCAAAGGCGACGCTTTTGGGAAAATCTACGAATATTTCCTCGGCAAATTCGCAATGGCCGAAGGCCAGAAAGGCGGGGAATTCTTCACTCCTACATCTCTTGTCAGGCTGATTGTGGAAATTATCGAGCCCTACCACGGGAGAATCCTTGACCCTGCCTGCGGGTCAGGCGGCATGTTCGTCCAGAGTGCCCATTTCGTGGAAAACCAACACAAAGAAGCCAGTTCCGAAATTTCGATCTACGGCCAGGAAAAGGTAGCCGATACTGTTAGGCTCTGCAAGATGAACCTTGCAGTCCACGGTCTTTCAGGGGACATTAAAGAAGGCAACACCTATTACGAAGACATTCACAACTCAGTAGACGCATTTGATTTTGTGATGGCAAATCCACCATTCAACGTGAAAAAAGTTGATTTTGAAAAAGTGAAAGGCGACAAAAGAGTCCCTCTCGGGACTCCTTCAACTGATAACGCAAATTACCTCTGGATTCAGCACTTCTGGTCAACCCTGAATGAAAAAGGCAGGGCCGGTTTTGTTATGGCAAATTCAGCATCGGACGCCAGGGGTACAGAAGCCGAAATCCGAAAGCAGCTCATAGAAGGCAATGCAGTTGACGTGATGGTCTCAATCGGCTCAAACTTTTTTTATACTGTCACTTTGCCCTGCACCCTCTGGTTCCTGGACAAAGGCAAAGCCAGAACGTCACGAAAAGATAAGATTCTCTTCATTGATGCGCGGGAAATTTTTACGCAGGTCGACCGGGCGCACAGGGAATTTACCGGCGAGCAGATTGAAAAGCTCGCTGGAATCGTAAGGAGCTACCGCGAAAAGGAAGGAAGCGAACCTTATGAGGACGTTAAGGGGCTGTGTAAGGTTGCAACACTTGACGAGGTCAGAGAGCAGGGATATTCCCTCAACCCGGGGCGGTATGTTGGAGTTGCCGAAGCCGTTGAAGAGGATTTTGATTTTACTGAAAGGCTGCAAGAGTTGAATGAGGAGCTTGAAGGGCTTAACCTTGAAGCTAGGGAACTGGAAGAACAGATTTCTGAGAATATTGAGAAATTAGTAAGGAGCGGTGTTTAA
- a CDS encoding restriction endonuclease subunit S, with protein sequence MPRVNTSNSWKKVPIKNLYLGLYDGPHATPKPSLSGPIFLGIKNITEDGRLDLSQIRNISEDDFPKWTKRVLPTEGDIVFSYEATLNLYAMIPKGFRGCLGRRLALIRPDTEIVNPKFLYYSFFGEEWRNTISKNLISGATVDRIPLINFPNFEVSIPIHSIQRKIASILSNYDNLIENNTRRIEILEQIAKLVYEEWFVKFRFPGHENVEMVSSELGEIPEGWKVEKLSELVKTQYGYTESATEEEIGPKFLRGKDINKQSYISWDEVPFCSISPEVLDKYLLKKGDIVVIRMADPGKVGIVETEVNAVFASYLIRLEIIKNIKPYYLFYFLQSDKFQNYVIAASTGTTRKSASAGVITNIDLIIPPEYLLTLFEDKIGLLRKQLNILINKNQNLRKTRDLLLPKLISGEIDVSDLDISIRNEYQEHNINFGEPQDEEGLRSKMG encoded by the coding sequence ATGCCGAGAGTAAATACATCAAATTCTTGGAAAAAAGTTCCAATAAAAAATTTGTACTTGGGTTTATATGATGGACCTCATGCTACGCCTAAACCTTCTTTGAGTGGACCAATATTTTTAGGAATAAAAAATATTACTGAAGATGGTAGGCTAGATTTATCTCAAATTAGGAACATCTCAGAAGATGATTTTCCAAAATGGACAAAAAGAGTTCTTCCAACAGAGGGAGATATAGTATTCAGCTATGAAGCTACGTTAAATCTCTATGCAATGATTCCTAAAGGGTTTCGAGGATGTCTTGGTAGAAGGCTTGCACTTATAAGACCCGATACTGAAATTGTAAATCCAAAATTCTTGTACTATTCTTTTTTTGGAGAAGAATGGAGAAATACTATCTCTAAAAATTTAATTTCTGGTGCAACAGTTGATCGAATTCCTCTTATAAATTTTCCAAACTTTGAAGTTTCTATACCTATTCATTCAATCCAAAGAAAAATCGCCTCCATCCTCTCTAATTATGATAATCTTATCGAAAACAACACCCGACGAATAGAAATTCTTGAACAGATAGCAAAGCTGGTGTACGAAGAATGGTTCGTTAAGTTCAGGTTTCCGGGGCACGAAAATGTAGAAATGGTATCTTCGGAATTAGGGGAGATTCCGGAGGGGTGGAAAGTAGAAAAATTATCTGAACTGGTCAAAACACAATATGGATATACAGAAAGTGCAACCGAAGAAGAAATTGGCCCAAAGTTTTTGAGGGGTAAAGATATCAATAAACAGTCATACATTTCCTGGGACGAAGTGCCTTTTTGTTCGATTTCTCCTGAAGTTTTAGATAAATATCTCTTAAAGAAAGGAGATATTGTTGTTATAAGAATGGCCGATCCCGGTAAAGTTGGAATTGTTGAAACAGAAGTTAATGCTGTATTTGCTTCTTACTTGATAAGACTGGAAATAATTAAAAATATCAAGCCTTATTATTTGTTTTACTTTTTACAGTCAGACAAATTTCAAAATTATGTAATCGCTGCATCGACAGGGACTACCAGAAAAAGTGCCAGTGCAGGTGTAATTACTAACATTGACTTAATAATTCCACCTGAATACTTATTAACATTATTTGAAGATAAAATTGGACTTCTTAGAAAGCAATTGAATATATTAATTAACAAAAACCAAAATCTCCGCAAAACCCGCGACCTTCTTCTCCCAAAACTCATTTCAGGAGAAATCGACGTTTCGGATCTGGATATTAGCATAAGAAATGAGTATCAGGAGCATAATATTAATTTTGGAGAGCCACAAGATGAGGAAGGACTCAGATCTAAAATGGGCTGA
- a CDS encoding DUF6155 family protein yields the protein MRKDSDLKWADLKKSLQKSDKKELLNAIQELYKYSEDNRRYLLARFIDKKEIPKVLEEYRQIVINEFFPEMGIGELRYSVAEKAIKEYSEASGDFIGKMELMLTYAENGVKYTNEYGDIDEEFYDKINDMLEQFCALLKTPEGQSLYPHFRERLLKVRDDSEEIAWCFGDAVDILITNIEDFFEEVQNDS from the coding sequence ATGAGGAAGGACTCAGATCTAAAATGGGCTGACCTGAAAAAATCACTTCAGAAATCAGACAAGAAAGAGCTTTTAAATGCCATTCAGGAGCTTTATAAGTATTCCGAAGACAACAGAAGATATTTGCTTGCCAGGTTTATTGATAAGAAAGAGATCCCTAAAGTTCTGGAAGAGTACAGACAGATAGTTATAAATGAATTTTTCCCGGAAATGGGGATTGGAGAGCTTCGATACTCTGTTGCGGAAAAAGCAATTAAGGAATATTCGGAAGCATCCGGGGATTTTATCGGGAAAATGGAGTTGATGCTTACTTATGCGGAAAATGGAGTGAAATATACAAACGAATATGGAGACATAGATGAAGAGTTCTACGACAAAATTAATGACATGCTTGAACAGTTTTGCGCTTTGTTGAAAACACCTGAAGGGCAATCACTTTATCCGCATTTCAGGGAACGGCTTCTTAAAGTCCGTGATGATTCGGAAGAAATCGCCTGGTGTTTTGGGGATGCGGTTGATATCCTCATTACGAATATTGAAGATTTTTTTGAAGAAGTGCAGAATGATTCGTAA
- a CDS encoding type I restriction endonuclease subunit R, whose protein sequence is MVAEIKNNDGSARNDVLKEEDESGSGDYSEGTLVEESAIREFEKLGYTFLNCFNEKIRLDGKGTLGRKTKSEVLLFRKLREAIKKLNPEICPEAEESAIRELAKDRSRLSPVKANQEIYSLIKNGVKVKVRNEKGEIEDRTIKIIDFENPENNDFFLASQFWIMGEMESRRTDLLGFVNGIPLIFLELKSTARRVKEAFDDNLTDYKETIPQLFWYNAFIILSNGRDSKIGTVTSGFDHFGEWKRVEDENETGSTLLDTMIKGTCEKSRFLDILENFTLFSSSEGHSVKIVAKNHQYLGVNNAIESFKKRNEDEGKIGVFWHTQGSGKSYSMIFFTQKILRKFPGNYTFVVVTDRDELDEQIYQNFQNAGVISEVGVQARSSRHLRQLLTEDHRLVFTLIHKFGTNKGVKHPLLSDRDDIIVIADEAHRTQYDTLAQNMRDALPNANFIGFTGTPLMAGEEKTKDTFGDYVSIYNFIQSIEDGATVPLYYENRVPEVQLHNESLNDDIYREIEKAGLNDEEESKLATDFAKEYQIIVREERLETIAKDIVTHYTTRGYAGKALVVSIDKLTTVRMYDKVQKYWKMHINELKEKRKEITEGKKAIDLEKQISELENTDMAVVISEGQNEVKKFEENGLDIRPHRKRISVEDLEEIFKDSTSKLKIVFVCSKWREGFDVPSLSTIYLDRPMKDHSLMQTIARANRVFGDKPGGFIVDYAGIFRNLEQALKIYATPRSGGVEIPLKPKEKLVEALEQKLKEINKFLSGLSVNPDKIIKMKSSFDKINLLKNATDAILINESTKKKFLTEAGTALKIYKSILPHKRASEFFPQVTLYEELVNEIRSLDPEVDISRVTDGIQRVLDTSIKPREYIIKESKKGRIIALRDIDFDALADRFDKQHKNTEFEWLKNLLSYKLKEMVKINNSRLDYQKSFEKLIENYNSGSDNSDYPYRELIEFAKKLKKEDERAIKENLTEEELSLFDKLKKPDLTEKDKKQVKQVARDLLSTLKAEKLVLDWRKKQQAMAAVKKEIEDELDKGLPESYDSRIYEEKCNTVFQHIYDSYAGDSHSIYEAIA, encoded by the coding sequence ATGGTTGCCGAGATAAAAAATAATGACGGATCAGCGAGAAACGATGTTTTAAAAGAAGAAGATGAATCAGGTTCTGGTGATTATAGTGAAGGCACCCTCGTAGAAGAGTCCGCAATCCGAGAATTCGAAAAACTGGGTTATACTTTTTTAAACTGCTTCAATGAAAAAATCAGGCTTGACGGAAAAGGGACACTGGGCAGGAAAACAAAATCCGAAGTATTGCTTTTCAGGAAACTGAGAGAGGCAATCAAAAAACTCAATCCTGAGATTTGCCCCGAAGCTGAAGAGTCCGCAATCCGGGAACTGGCAAAAGACAGGAGCAGGCTTAGCCCTGTAAAGGCAAATCAGGAAATTTATTCATTAATCAAAAACGGGGTCAAGGTCAAAGTCCGAAATGAAAAAGGGGAAATTGAAGACCGGACCATAAAGATTATCGATTTTGAAAATCCCGAAAATAACGACTTCTTTTTAGCTTCCCAGTTCTGGATTATGGGAGAAATGGAATCAAGGCGGACCGACCTTCTGGGATTTGTTAACGGGATTCCTTTAATTTTTCTTGAGCTAAAATCGACTGCCAGAAGGGTCAAAGAGGCTTTTGACGATAATCTTACAGACTATAAAGAAACAATTCCACAGCTTTTCTGGTACAATGCATTTATAATCCTCTCCAACGGCAGAGACTCAAAAATCGGCACTGTTACAAGCGGTTTTGATCATTTTGGGGAATGGAAAAGGGTTGAAGATGAAAATGAAACAGGAAGTACCCTGCTGGATACAATGATAAAGGGAACCTGCGAAAAAAGCCGCTTCCTTGATATCCTGGAAAACTTCACGCTTTTTTCTAGCAGTGAAGGGCACTCAGTCAAAATTGTTGCCAAAAATCACCAGTACCTTGGAGTTAATAATGCCATAGAGTCCTTCAAAAAACGCAATGAGGATGAAGGAAAAATCGGTGTCTTCTGGCACACTCAGGGTTCTGGAAAAAGCTATTCCATGATATTTTTTACCCAAAAAATCCTGCGAAAATTTCCTGGCAATTACACCTTCGTGGTCGTAACCGACAGGGATGAACTGGACGAGCAGATATATCAGAACTTCCAGAACGCAGGCGTAATAAGCGAAGTTGGCGTACAGGCCAGAAGTAGTAGGCATCTCAGGCAACTGCTAACTGAAGACCACAGGCTGGTTTTCACTTTGATCCACAAATTCGGGACTAACAAAGGAGTTAAGCATCCCCTACTTTCGGATAGAGATGACATTATAGTAATTGCAGACGAAGCCCACAGGACCCAGTACGACACCCTGGCGCAAAACATGAGAGATGCTCTGCCGAATGCGAATTTTATAGGTTTTACAGGCACGCCTTTAATGGCTGGCGAAGAAAAGACAAAAGACACATTCGGAGACTACGTAAGCATCTACAACTTCATACAATCGATAGAAGATGGAGCAACCGTCCCCCTCTATTATGAAAATCGCGTGCCTGAAGTCCAGTTGCATAACGAGAGCCTCAATGATGATATTTATCGAGAAATCGAAAAAGCAGGTTTGAATGATGAAGAAGAATCCAAACTTGCTACCGACTTTGCAAAGGAATACCAGATAATCGTAAGGGAAGAACGCCTGGAAACGATTGCAAAAGACATTGTAACGCATTATACCACACGTGGTTACGCCGGAAAAGCCCTTGTAGTATCCATTGATAAGCTTACAACGGTCAGGATGTACGATAAAGTCCAGAAATACTGGAAAATGCATATTAACGAACTCAAAGAAAAGAGAAAAGAAATAACTGAAGGTAAGAAAGCTATAGATCTGGAAAAACAGATCTCCGAACTTGAAAACACTGATATGGCAGTCGTTATCAGCGAAGGGCAGAATGAGGTAAAGAAATTTGAGGAAAATGGGCTGGATATAAGGCCACACAGGAAAAGAATATCTGTGGAAGATCTGGAAGAAATTTTCAAGGATTCAACAAGTAAGCTCAAAATTGTTTTCGTGTGCAGCAAATGGAGAGAAGGGTTCGATGTCCCCTCGCTTTCCACGATTTATCTTGACAGGCCCATGAAGGACCACAGCCTCATGCAAACGATTGCCAGGGCAAACAGGGTCTTTGGAGATAAACCCGGAGGCTTCATTGTCGACTATGCTGGTATTTTCAGAAATCTTGAACAGGCCCTCAAGATTTATGCAACGCCCAGATCTGGCGGAGTTGAAATCCCACTCAAGCCGAAAGAAAAACTTGTGGAAGCCCTTGAACAGAAGCTTAAAGAAATAAATAAATTCCTTTCCGGCCTTTCGGTAAATCCTGACAAAATCATCAAGATGAAGTCGAGTTTTGATAAAATAAATCTCTTGAAAAACGCAACTGATGCTATTCTCATAAACGAGTCAACAAAAAAGAAGTTTTTAACCGAAGCTGGGACTGCTCTAAAAATATACAAATCTATACTTCCCCACAAACGGGCCTCAGAGTTTTTTCCACAGGTAACTCTTTATGAAGAACTGGTAAACGAAATTCGTTCTCTTGATCCTGAAGTCGATATCTCAAGAGTAACGGACGGTATACAGCGAGTCCTCGATACATCGATTAAGCCCAGAGAATATATAATCAAGGAATCAAAAAAGGGCAGAATAATTGCTCTTAGAGATATCGACTTTGATGCCCTGGCAGATAGATTCGATAAGCAGCATAAGAACACTGAGTTTGAATGGCTAAAAAATCTTCTCTCGTACAAACTAAAAGAAATGGTTAAAATTAATAACAGCCGCCTTGATTACCAGAAAAGTTTTGAAAAACTGATCGAAAATTATAATTCAGGCTCTGATAACTCAGATTATCCTTACAGAGAACTAATCGAATTTGCTAAAAAGCTGAAAAAAGAAGATGAGAGAGCAATAAAGGAAAATTTAACTGAAGAAGAACTCTCCCTCTTTGACAAGCTAAAAAAACCTGATCTAACCGAGAAAGATAAAAAACAGGTAAAGCAGGTTGCAAGAGATCTGCTTTCCACACTAAAAGCTGAGAAACTCGTTCTGGACTGGCGGAAAAAACAGCAGGCAATGGCCGCAGTTAAAAAAGAAATTGAAGACGAACTTGATAAGGGACTGCCCGAATCATACGACTCCAGAATCTATGAAGAGAAATGCAATACAGTCTTTCAGCACATTTATGATTCTTATGCCGGTGACAGCCATAGCATTTATGAAGCAATAGCCTGA